The bacterium nucleotide sequence GGACATGGAGGTTCGTGAGCTTCTTTCGAGCTACGAGTTTCCGGGGGACGACACGCCGATCATCCGGGGCAGCGCGCTCAAGGCGATGCAGAACGTGGACCCGGAGTTTGGCGAGAACTCGATCCTGAAGCTTCTGGAGGCTCTGGACACGTGGATTCCGCAGCCGGTTCGCGAGACGGACAAGCCGTTCCTGATGCCGATCGAGGACGTGTTCACGATCCAGGGGCGCGGGACGGTGGTGACGGGCCGCATCGAGCGCGGCGTGGTGAAGGTGAACGAGGAAGTGGAGATCGTGGGCATCACGCCGACGCGAAAGACGGTGGTGACGGGCGTGGAGATGTTCCGGAAGCTTCTGGATTCGGGCCAGCCGGGCGACAACGTGGGCTGCCTGCTTCGCGGGGTGAAGCGCGAGGAGGTGGAGCGCGGCCAGGTTCTGGCGCATCCGGGCACGATCACGCCGCACACGAATTTCGAGTCGGAAGTGTACGTGCTCAGCAAGGAGGAAGGCGGTCGCCACACGCCATTTTTCTCCGGGTACCGCCCGCAGTTCTATTTCCGTACGACGGACGTGACGGGCGTGGCGACGCTGCCCGAGGGCGTGGAGATGGTGATGCCGGGCGAAAACGTGAAAATGACGATCGAGCTCATCAACCCGATCGCCCTGGAAGACGGCGTCCGCTTCGCCATCCGCGAGGGCGGACGAACCGTCGGCGCCGGCGTCGTCACCAAGGTTCTGAAGTA carries:
- the tuf gene encoding elongation factor Tu translates to MAKEKFQRTKPHVNVGTIGHIDHGKTTLTAALTMVAERKGWGKAVSYDQVAKASESQGRRNDMKVITIATSHVEYESANRHYAHVDCPGHADYIKNMITGAAQMDGAILVVGADDGPMPQTREHILLARQVGVPRIVVFLNKVDLVDDPELLDLVDMEVRELLSSYEFPGDDTPIIRGSALKAMQNVDPEFGENSILKLLEALDTWIPQPVRETDKPFLMPIEDVFTIQGRGTVVTGRIERGVVKVNEEVEIVGITPTRKTVVTGVEMFRKLLDSGQPGDNVGCLLRGVKREEVERGQVLAHPGTITPHTNFESEVYVLSKEEGGRHTPFFSGYRPQFYFRTTDVTGVATLPEGVEMVMPGENVKMTIELINPIALEDGVRFAIREGGRTVGAGVVTKVLK